The Hyphomonas sediminis genome contains a region encoding:
- a CDS encoding DUF1214 domain-containing protein, producing MILSLLAGGILGIAAGAASAFYAAGIIGSGASFGDQIDVNSWKSDWTIGSAAANPWTRARVARHGLLALTKDEAVYFTTATDSDGARLKDDCTYEVSGGEMPGLWWSVTLYDGESYLPRNKDNALSFDKTKAAASGAPDAWSFVIAADGPETGNWVSSKAGGAFDLTLRIYKPDLALIEDPEGVLPAPTVKRLACKGAAS from the coding sequence ATGATCCTTTCCCTTTTGGCTGGCGGCATTCTCGGGATTGCCGCCGGGGCAGCCTCCGCCTTCTATGCGGCGGGCATCATTGGCTCTGGCGCGAGCTTTGGCGACCAGATCGACGTGAACAGCTGGAAAAGCGACTGGACCATCGGGTCGGCGGCTGCAAATCCGTGGACGCGGGCCCGGGTCGCGCGCCATGGCCTGCTGGCGCTGACGAAGGATGAAGCGGTGTATTTCACTACCGCCACCGATTCCGACGGCGCGCGCCTCAAGGACGACTGCACCTATGAAGTGAGCGGCGGGGAGATGCCCGGCCTCTGGTGGTCGGTAACCCTCTATGATGGCGAGAGCTATCTTCCGCGCAACAAGGACAATGCCCTCTCCTTCGACAAGACCAAGGCGGCTGCCAGCGGCGCGCCGGATGCCTGGAGCTTTGTGATTGCCGCAGACGGCCCGGAGACGGGTAACTGGGTGTCCAGCAAGGCAGGTGGCGCGTTTGACCTGACCCTGCGCATCTACAAGCCGGACCTCGCGCTGATTGAAGATCCCGAAGGCGTTCTGCCGGCCCCGACCGTCAAACGCCTCGCCTGCAAGGGAGCGGCATCATGA
- a CDS encoding glucuronyl esterase domain-containing protein, with translation MFFRVLRWIGISLLAGLMLLIGSSCTMLGLNYASLDIYNKPVASPPIDVSALISDPAERERLKGLLQETLYGAWPEGMPVSFSDWRVIVPDYLEGRGTLEEMDITIGAGDGARTFQLVGAFPHIATAVPVVISQTFGTNCATFPEQPVTSMDGDPCAVHDYGPIVSFIVSAVFGEYIAEAPVELYFDAGFAYASFHASDFVPDDADEAGPAIAALGGSPNPGSTLMAWAYAFSAAVTAMEGDARIDNDHVAVLGHSRHGKAALLAAAWDNRIDTVIAHQSGFAGAALSRSPSGERLDRMVKSYPHWLAPTAEKYAANPETLPFDQHHLLALIAPRPLFLGNARRDVWSDPNSSYRAALAASEVWKGYGETGLKDDITHFDPKADIAYFLRPGGHSVVDDDIEAFLAFLTAHLGQPRQLPNTVSAP, from the coding sequence ATGTTTTTTCGAGTTCTGCGCTGGATTGGCATCAGCCTGCTTGCCGGGCTGATGCTCCTGATCGGCTCCAGCTGCACCATGCTGGGTCTCAACTATGCGAGCCTCGACATCTACAACAAGCCTGTCGCTTCCCCGCCCATCGATGTCAGCGCGCTGATTTCAGACCCTGCCGAGCGCGAGCGGCTCAAAGGCCTGCTCCAGGAAACGCTCTATGGCGCCTGGCCCGAAGGTATGCCGGTGTCCTTCAGCGACTGGCGTGTGATCGTCCCTGACTACCTTGAAGGTCGCGGTACGCTGGAAGAGATGGACATCACCATCGGGGCAGGGGACGGCGCGCGCACGTTCCAGCTTGTCGGTGCCTTCCCGCATATCGCTACCGCTGTGCCCGTTGTCATCAGTCAGACCTTCGGCACCAATTGCGCCACATTCCCGGAACAGCCTGTCACAAGCATGGATGGAGATCCGTGTGCGGTGCATGACTACGGTCCGATTGTCAGCTTTATTGTGTCCGCCGTGTTCGGAGAGTATATCGCCGAGGCGCCGGTTGAGCTCTATTTCGATGCCGGTTTTGCTTATGCCAGCTTTCATGCCAGCGACTTCGTGCCCGATGATGCTGATGAGGCAGGCCCGGCCATTGCTGCGCTCGGCGGCTCGCCCAATCCCGGCAGTACGCTGATGGCCTGGGCTTACGCTTTCTCCGCAGCCGTTACGGCGATGGAAGGCGACGCCCGGATCGACAATGATCATGTCGCTGTCCTCGGCCATTCGCGCCATGGCAAGGCGGCGCTGCTTGCGGCGGCCTGGGACAATCGCATCGATACGGTGATTGCCCACCAGTCCGGCTTTGCCGGCGCGGCCCTCTCGCGCTCGCCATCGGGTGAGCGGCTGGACCGGATGGTGAAGTCCTATCCCCACTGGCTTGCGCCAACAGCGGAAAAATATGCGGCCAATCCCGAGACGCTGCCTTTCGACCAGCATCACCTCCTGGCGCTGATTGCTCCGCGCCCGCTATTCCTCGGCAATGCGCGGCGGGACGTGTGGTCCGATCCCAATTCCAGTTATCGCGCAGCGCTTGCGGCCAGTGAGGTCTGGAAAGGCTATGGCGAAACCGGCCTCAAGGACGACATCACCCATTTCGATCCGAAGGCCGACATTGCCTATTTCCTGCGCCCCGGCGGCCACTCCGTCGTCGACGATGACATCGAGGCATTCCTCGCTTTCCTGACTGCCCATCTCGGCCAGCCGCGCCAGTTGCCAAACACGGTCAGCGCGCCCTAG
- a CDS encoding MAPEG family protein, which translates to MAIPEIEFLKPVMVLILWTCFMWFWMYALRLPAFSKAGIKPDEARHPGTYSDRLPPHVRSAADNYNHLHEQPTIFYAVMFLAALTGGGDHLATMVAWAYVALRIVHSIVQIVIGTVALRFLVFAAGSFCLFFLAVREALRIFL; encoded by the coding sequence ATGGCAATTCCTGAAATCGAATTCCTCAAGCCCGTCATGGTGCTGATCCTCTGGACCTGTTTCATGTGGTTCTGGATGTATGCCCTGCGCCTGCCGGCTTTCAGCAAGGCCGGCATCAAGCCTGACGAGGCGCGCCATCCGGGCACCTATTCGGACCGTCTGCCCCCGCATGTCCGCTCCGCGGCAGACAATTACAATCATCTGCACGAGCAGCCGACGATCTTCTATGCGGTCATGTTCCTGGCGGCACTGACAGGTGGCGGCGATCATCTGGCGACGATGGTTGCCTGGGCCTATGTGGCGCTGCGGATCGTCCATTCCATCGTGCAGATCGTCATTGGCACTGTGGCGTTGCGGTTCCTGGTGTTTGCGGCCGGCTCGTTCTGCCTGTTCTTCCTGGCGGTCCGGGAAGCGCTGCGCATCTTCCTCTGA
- a CDS encoding DUF1254 domain-containing protein, whose amino-acid sequence MKAFLTGLAAFVATFLIAHFVVLNALPGKIMSTVRGKMMDTGIAPHSWTMSARITPETQSVVRPSPDLAYAICLIDLSDGPVEITVPSWPEYGSLSIFEADTNNVYAGSLDARAEGTPGTRRVVVAMKGQDISGAAGAETVTVKKPEALALVRRLAPTQASYEAAAALIPASSCAPL is encoded by the coding sequence ATGAAAGCCTTCCTCACCGGCCTTGCGGCTTTTGTGGCAACATTCCTGATTGCGCATTTCGTGGTGCTGAATGCCCTGCCCGGCAAGATCATGTCGACCGTCCGTGGAAAGATGATGGACACAGGCATCGCGCCCCATAGCTGGACGATGAGCGCGCGGATCACGCCGGAGACGCAAAGCGTCGTGCGCCCCTCACCCGATCTTGCCTATGCCATCTGCCTGATCGACCTCTCGGATGGGCCGGTCGAGATCACAGTACCATCCTGGCCGGAATATGGCTCGCTCTCGATCTTCGAGGCGGACACGAACAATGTCTACGCCGGATCGCTCGACGCACGCGCCGAAGGCACGCCGGGCACGCGCCGCGTCGTAGTCGCGATGAAAGGCCAGGACATTTCCGGCGCGGCAGGCGCGGAGACGGTGACAGTGAAAAAGCCCGAAGCGCTGGCACTTGTCCGCCGGCTTGCGCCGACGCAGGCGTCTTATGAAGCGGCCGCGGCCCTCATTCCGGCGAGCAGCTGCGCGCCACTCTGA
- the ispG gene encoding flavodoxin-dependent (E)-4-hydroxy-3-methylbut-2-enyl-diphosphate synthase has product MSHNPIRPWRNIERRKSRQVRVGNVLVGGDAPIAVQTMTNTPTEDAAATIAQILGCAEAGADIVRVSCPTEESTKAFREIVRESPIPLVADIHFHYRRGIEAADAGAACLRINPGNIGSPARVKEVVAAARANGCSMRIGVNGGSLEKHLLEKYGEPCPDAMVESALDHARILDDLGFHDYKISVKASDMFLTVAAYQALAEATDAPLHLGITEAGGLRTGTVKSSIGMGALLWAGIGDTIRVSLSADPVEEVKVGFEMLKSLGLRTRGVNIVACPSCARQGFDVIKTVETLEQRLAHISEPISLSIIGCVVNGPGEAAMTDLGFTGGGKESGKMFVNGRPDHNVSNADMVEHIVKLVEDKADRLRAQREAEAAEVPAE; this is encoded by the coding sequence ATGAGCCATAATCCGATCCGTCCCTGGCGCAACATCGAGCGGCGCAAGTCCCGCCAGGTGCGCGTTGGCAATGTGCTGGTGGGCGGCGACGCGCCCATCGCTGTGCAGACGATGACCAACACGCCAACCGAGGACGCCGCTGCAACGATCGCGCAGATCCTGGGCTGCGCCGAAGCTGGCGCGGATATCGTGCGTGTTTCCTGTCCTACTGAAGAGTCGACGAAAGCCTTCCGCGAGATCGTGCGGGAAAGCCCCATCCCGCTGGTTGCCGACATCCATTTCCATTACCGGCGCGGCATCGAGGCGGCAGATGCAGGTGCGGCCTGCCTGCGCATCAATCCCGGCAATATCGGCTCGCCCGCGCGCGTGAAGGAAGTGGTTGCTGCGGCCCGCGCCAATGGCTGTTCCATGCGTATCGGCGTCAATGGCGGCAGTCTCGAGAAGCACCTCCTGGAAAAGTATGGTGAGCCATGCCCCGACGCGATGGTGGAATCGGCGCTCGATCACGCCCGCATCCTCGATGACCTTGGCTTCCATGATTACAAGATCTCGGTGAAGGCGTCCGATATGTTCCTCACCGTCGCTGCCTATCAGGCGCTGGCGGAGGCAACCGACGCGCCGCTGCACCTTGGCATCACCGAAGCGGGCGGCCTGCGCACAGGCACGGTCAAATCCTCCATCGGTATGGGCGCGCTGCTTTGGGCCGGTATCGGCGACACGATCCGTGTCTCCCTTTCGGCCGATCCGGTCGAGGAGGTGAAGGTCGGCTTCGAGATGCTGAAATCGCTCGGCCTGCGCACGCGCGGGGTAAACATCGTCGCGTGTCCTTCCTGTGCGCGTCAGGGTTTTGATGTGATCAAGACGGTAGAGACGCTGGAGCAGCGCCTCGCGCATATTTCAGAGCCGATTTCGCTCTCGATCATCGGCTGCGTCGTCAACGGCCCCGGCGAGGCGGCAATGACCGATCTCGGCTTCACCGGCGGCGGCAAGGAAAGCGGCAAGATGTTCGTCAACGGACGGCCAGACCATAACGTCTCGAATGCCGACATGGTCGAGCACATCGTCAAGCTGGTTGAGGACAAGGCAGACCGCTTGCGCGCCCAGCGCGAGGCCGAAGCTGCCGAAGTGCCCGCCGAATAA
- the prfA gene encoding peptide chain release factor 1, with protein MSALSQIRLQQVIDRFEEVEARMGAASDANEIITLSKEHAELSPVVAKARAVMGARQGLKDAEAMIASGDKEMAELAEMEIEDLRERLPALEQEMQLLLLPKDVDDKADIVLEVRAGTGGDEAALFAGDLFRMYTRFAQIMGWKVEIVDASPGDAGGYKEIIANVSGDGVFGRMKWESGVHRVQRVPATETQGRIHTSAATVAVLPAPENIEIEVRPEDIRIDTMRASGAGGQHVNKTDSAVRITHLATGIVVTSSEKSQHVNRDKAMQQLKIRLYEKERSEKDAARAEARASQIGSGDRSQKVRTYNYPENRVTDHRIGLTLYSLDRIIAGDKLSDVIDALITEDQSRRLAALEANA; from the coding sequence ATGTCAGCCCTTTCCCAGATACGCCTTCAGCAGGTGATCGACCGGTTTGAGGAGGTTGAAGCCCGTATGGGGGCCGCCTCCGATGCCAATGAGATCATCACCCTTTCCAAGGAACACGCCGAGCTTAGCCCGGTGGTTGCGAAGGCGCGTGCCGTCATGGGCGCGCGTCAGGGCCTGAAAGACGCTGAAGCCATGATCGCCTCCGGCGACAAGGAAATGGCCGAACTGGCAGAGATGGAGATCGAAGACCTGCGCGAGCGCCTCCCGGCGCTGGAGCAGGAAATGCAGCTCCTGCTCCTGCCCAAGGATGTCGATGACAAGGCCGACATCGTGCTCGAAGTGCGCGCCGGCACCGGCGGCGACGAAGCCGCCCTGTTCGCGGGCGATCTCTTCCGTATGTATACACGCTTTGCTCAGATCATGGGCTGGAAGGTCGAGATCGTGGACGCCTCTCCCGGCGACGCGGGCGGCTACAAGGAAATCATCGCCAACGTGTCCGGCGACGGCGTGTTCGGCCGCATGAAATGGGAAAGCGGCGTGCACCGCGTCCAGCGCGTTCCGGCTACCGAAACGCAGGGCCGCATCCACACCTCCGCGGCGACGGTTGCCGTGCTGCCTGCGCCGGAAAATATCGAGATCGAAGTTCGCCCCGAAGACATCCGTATCGATACGATGCGTGCGTCCGGCGCCGGTGGCCAGCACGTCAACAAGACTGACTCGGCCGTGCGGATCACCCACCTTGCCACGGGTATCGTGGTAACGAGCTCGGAGAAATCCCAGCACGTCAACCGCGACAAGGCCATGCAACAGCTCAAGATCCGCCTCTACGAGAAAGAGCGCTCGGAGAAGGATGCTGCCCGCGCCGAAGCCCGCGCCAGCCAGATCGGCTCGGGCGACCGCAGCCAGAAAGTGCGCACCTACAACTATCCGGAAAACCGCGTCACCGATCACCGCATCGGCCTGACGCTCTACTCCCTCGACCGGATCATCGCGGGCGACAAGCTCTCCGATGTGATCGATGCTCTGATCACGGAAGACCAGTCCCGCCGTCTCGCTGCGCTTGAGGCGAATGCGTGA